Part of the Nicotiana sylvestris chromosome 2, ASM39365v2, whole genome shotgun sequence genome, AAGTTGTCTATGATTTGCTGCATGGCAGTCACCTAGTCTGCCTCTTATTCCCTATAGTCTAAATTCTCGGTGCGCTCCTGTTGGAGGCCCTCAAATTTACCAAAAATTTTGGCTGCCTCCGCGGCTGCCGTTTGCCGGTCCCCTTCAAAGTCGCGACTGATGTTCGCAATGTCACCTTCAGCATGGTCGTCCAACCTTTGTACTAGGTTGGTTCTTAGATCGGGCACAGTATCCACAATGGGCTGTAATACGTCAATCGTCTCTTCAAGAGCCGCGATGCGATCCCTATttatgattcaccatggtcagaaatagTGGTAACGACAATGTGTTCCCttgtccgatgtcgagcctaggctctgataccaattgttatgTGGctccttcctgagattccttggaaggcgaggtaaggctaagcaaccgatgtcagtgcagTTACTATTCGCCAACTGAGGTCTCTTCCGTACGCTAGACGAGATTGTTAGTGTCGTATGAGAAAACCAATGTCAATAGCAATTGAGAAAACAAAATTGAGAATGAAAGCTTAATTgtattaatgaaagctattacataaGGGGTACGCGGTGTCGAAGAGGAGGGACACCAGTATAGAGAAATGTTTGTTTGCCTGATTGTTTGATctcccctaataatgcttaaaaaataaaccaaagttttGTGAAACCGTTTATTTGATCTATTTTACCAATCTCTTGGTCATTGCAATATAAACTACGCaggtgtttggacataaaaattagtatattttttttaaaaaaaaatagtatttggAGTTGAGGTGAAAAATGGTATTGTAATTTGAAATTATATTTGGACatgcatttcacttgaaaaaTATTGCAGTTTTGTGAGTGGGGCAAAAAAAATCCCGAAAAATTGAAAAAGTGTTTAAAACCACTTTTTGGTTTTTCaaaaactcattttcaaaaaatctccaaaaacttataaaatttcatggacaaacacatttttttaaatcgaaaaaagaaagaaaaaaaatatatggaCAAAAGGGTCATAAAATTCACTTCACTGAATTATGTGCCTAATAATGTAATTGCAAATCTTTGCATGTAATTATTGTTCAATAAACACCAATATTATTCTTGTCTATAACAATAACACTTACATCTTTGAAGAAAACAATGAAAAACTAGGATTTGAATGTCATGTTCTGCATGTTGCACTCTGATTTTGAAACTAAATGCAAAAAGAATATAAGTTACAAATTAAAAAAGCTGATTATTACATATAAATCTTGTATCAAACAAGTTAATCAATGGGTGAAAAAGAGGACTTTGTCCAAAATATACAACCTATTTCTCTCAACATATTTCCATTCTGTAAATAGTTATTCCAGAACTAATAGTAGTCACTAACCTACTGCCAAAACTTGTGTCAACTCATGCTAATGAGCAGATTCAAGGAGCTCGCGcaacttttttctgcttctcagaAACTTGCATGTTGCTGAGGCAAGCGATTCAAAAAGCTCCCTTATTTTTTATCATTAGTTGTCTTCGGACGTTTCTGACTCGTCTCCTGTTGAAAGACAAATATTCAACAGATAACAAATGTGTTTCACATTTGGTGTTATACAGAGGAAAAAGATAATGAAAGTCGAGTTGCCAAACTAAAATTAAGTGGTTAAAGACGGGACGTATAGTACAATGCGGGCCTCAGAGGGGAGGTGACTAATACAGATCGTCGGGTGTCAAGCACAAGATAGCATGCATCTAGTGGCGAGGCCAAGGGATTCAAAAAATGCAAGAATGTCACACCTAGTATTCAAACTTGCGATCTAAAGCAATTTTTGAACAGTCTTTCTCGTTACACTAAAAGCTTCCCTTGTCTAAATGGAGTTCACCAATCTATAAAACAACAACtaccagtggcggagccacatgTATTCAAGGCCTTCGCTGGAAAATTACACGGTGTAGCTAGATGAAAAATTCctctttatgtatatatatatatatatatattatattgacTCCCCTCTTCTTCTGGAGTTTACTTCTTACATATTTTGACCTCCCTTAGTGAAAAATCCTAGGTCCACAACTAACAACTACATCTtagtcccaaacaagttgggatcggctatatgaatcctcattgACCATGTTTCTCCATTTAAATCATGTCATCATCATACTAATTCaccaatttatatatatatatattaaaaaaattgcTTTTACCCTATTTTGCACAACATAATTTTTTGACGAAAGGGATTTAATTGAACCCCCTTTGGACCACGTAATTGCGCCCTTGCACGTAACCTATTTTAATTGTGTAATGTTACTGTGCACAATATCTAACTCGCAAGAATCGTGAAGTGACAACGTCAAGGCATATTACAGTTGCAGCAGTTGTAACATGGATCATAGGACTCATTAGACAGACAACTTTCTTTATATATTCCAGAGCATAAAATCTGACGTAGGAGAAGAGAAAGAACTCCAAAAAGAATCAAGTAATAACATTGCTTTCATAATAAGCAGATGAGATAGATAAGTATTACCAAACAGTGATTTGATTGTCGGCTTCTTAGGCTTGGTATTTGTCTTCTTCAGTTCAACTGTTAAAACAAAAAAGAGACATCAAAGGCAATGAGTTCAGAGATCAATGACCGTAAATGTCAGTCAAAGCTTATTAAGGGGTTATCTGCTAAAAACTACGGTAGAGTTGTTTATGAATGTCTTCGCGGTGGACTTGATTTTACCAAAGATGATGAGAACGTGAACTCACAACCATTTATGTGTTAGAGAGATCGTTTCTTATTTTGTGCTGAAGCAATTTATAAAGCACAGGATGAAACAGGTGAAATCAAAGGGCATTATGAATGCTACTGCAGATACATGCGAAGAAATGATCAAAAGAGCTGTATTTGCTAGATAATTGGGCATTCCGATCGTAATGCATGACTATTTAACGGGGAGGATTCACCACAAGACTAGCTTGGCTCATTATTGCCGAGATAATGGCCTACTTCTTCACATCCACCGTACAATGCATGCAGTTATTGATAGACAGAAGAATCGTGGATAAAGGGATATATAAACATGTCAACATCTAGAGATTAACGTACACAACACccgaaaaagaaataaaagaagacaGAAGTAAGGCAACCAATTGTGTCCTTTCTGCTCGTGATGTCCGAGACTTTTGAGGAATCTCAGATATATCCATTTATTGCAAAGATATGGCGTCATTGAATGAAGGACAACCGCTATGGACATATTTATGTTCAAACAACTAGCATCATTTTGAAACAAAGTACACTAAATCCCTCAATGTTTTAGTACTCAAAGACTTCAGCTTTAATCTACGTACTTTAGGCTTGGCTGGAAGGTACTGgcaaaagaaagaataaaagcaGAAAATAGCTACAAGAGGAAATTAATAAATGAGGTtggactattcaaatattgggACATTAAGATTGATATTTTTCCGCTTTTGTAATAGTATTATGACCGATTGAAAATGCGTATAGAGAGGGACAGATAGAGGAAGTACCCATTCCAGGAACTTGATAATCATTCACGACTTTGAAATTTTTGTACGTGTATCCGACAAAGTTGATGTCCTTAGACGAGAGCATCTGCATGCAGGGTAAGAATAGGATAGATAGGTCATACAAGAAACTGCAGAAACCCAAATTATACAAAGTATGAAACGAACAACAATAGGAAAAAACAAAGACTTAGAACGCAAAAGAAAACTGATCAAATATAAGAACAAGAACAAGTTCCAAATGCATAATGTGAACAACTCATTCTGAAACTTCAGTAAGCAGTTATGTATGTATGCATGGTTATGACAAACACTTTTTTAAAACAATGTCATGTTCATCACTGTGCCCGATGTAATATGTTGTGTACATGTCCAAAAATTACCAAATTTGCTACTAGGTAAGTGAATGAAAAATCAAACTACAAGCCCATACGATTATGAGAGTGAATACCTTTCTCCACGGACCAGATCTCGATCCACTCTGAGAATGAGATTCAGACTGCAGAGCCAACGAAAAGATTTCAAAAGCcagtaaaatatttaaaaataataatttaagagAAAAGGGATATTCCAACCAACAAAGGTTGTGGTGGAGTGGTAGGTACTCCTTCATCCTTAACCAAATGTCTCGGGTTCGAGGCCCGAGTATGGGATCGCTTTTGTTTGGGAGCGTTTTACCGCCAATGTGCGACTTGAAACTGGATTTAGCCTGGCCTTAATGCGAGTATCGAACACCGGACGGGAAACCAAAtaaaaaacaagggaattccATCGGGGCTTTGGTCTATTGGTAAGAGTGCAGCGTGTGATGTGCAGGTTAGGCGCAGTAACGGGTTTGAAATTTGCCACAGACAAAATCCTactatttaagtggagaagggtagaggccCATCATCCACTGAGTTCCGAATGGTGCGCTACAGGCCACCGCGGATTTCCCGGttataaaaaaaaagaggggaCAGGGATGGAGATACCtcctcaaacttctcaaaattttGGGTGTCCAACTCATCATTGACTTCAGGAATGAAGGCAGCTTCCATTTGATAGATTCTATCCCAATCTATCCCTTTAAACCACGAGTGGACCTGAGATGAAAAGAAAATAGagggaaaaaaaaataaaaaatcaccgGGTTACGGTTGCAGTTAAGCCCTAGAACTGATACAGGAACATATCATAGGACACACCATACAACACCTTTATTTCATCTGCGCCATTGGAACCAAGTCTCTCAGTGACATTACAAAGAAGTTTGCTTATAATATCTTTCGCTTCTGGAGATAGCTTTGCTTCTTCAGGAAACTTTAAATGATTTTTCCAGTTTACTATCTGCATGTACAAAAGGTAAATGCCTGAGATGATAAAATTCTGTGGGAGCTTTCATTTAGTATTTTGTGAAAGGAGAAACTGTTTGAAGAATCAGTAGAATTTATTAGGGCATCCAGAAAGCCGAAAAGGAAGGGAAAAAAAGGAAGGAATGTATACAGGTAGTCATAATTGATCACCTTCCTACAAGTTGACATGGGATCATCAGAATAGAAAGGCGGATAACCGACAAGCATTTCATACATAATAGCACCGAGCGACCACCTGCAGAATAAAACCAAATTTACACCAAATTGATGCGGAAAGGAGAAACATATAAAGCGTATCAACTAGAATCCACCCTCCCTTCAGAGGTGGAGTCatgatttgaagtttatgggttcgaGATTCTAGTCCTTTTAAGTTATTAGGTTCTAAATTactaatttatacatattcagtaaattttttaagacaaatacagaGTTAAGAACAAAACTACTGGGTTCGCCGAACCCCTATGTTGTATCCTAGCTCCGCCCCCGCCTCCCTTGAAATGAAAACGTAAAGgaaatagaaaatgaaaaaaagacgAGATGGAAGAATAGGGGTGGGGCAGAGCAGGGCAAGAACCACTTGAAATTGCACAATGGAGTTACTCCTTTAAAAGACATACGATCAATGTTTCCCCAAATTTACGAAAACCAAAAAATGTGCATTCAAACGCCTCATTATGTAATACAGAAGTGTACTAACCAGTCACATTCCATTCCATAACCTTTCTTCAGCAGGACTTCAGGAGCAATATAGTCTGGTGTACCCACTGTGGAGTACGCCTGGATTTCCCAAACACGgacaatcaaataaacaaggagaaaACTTCAATAAACACTCATAAAAATCACATATAGAATGTTGCTTCTAAGGTCAACAATTAAATAGTACATGATACTCCCTCCGTCCCAATTTATATGACGGTGTTTGACTgggcatggagtttaagaaagaaaggaAGACTTTTGAAGCTTGTGGTCTAAAATGAGCCATAGATATTTGTATGgctataaatcatctcattaaggataaaatgggcatttaaaagttaaattgtTACTAAATATAGAAAGGTATCATTTTTTTTGGGACcgactaaaaaggaaaaagtgtcacataaattgggacggagGGAGTAGTAATGATTGTTTCATCTTCATTATCAACCAGGGAATGACTTAATGAAGTAGAGTCCCCTAAATATTATAAGAAGTGGGAAAAGAAGTACGATGAATGGGAATACCCACATGGTAAAGAAACTTACAAGCATCCTCCTATTTTTTTGCCAGTGTTCTAGCTGCTCTTGCTGAGTGCGTTTAGGAGCGGGAGGGCTATCACTCCTGGAACCTCCGTTGGCACTATCACCGGCTGAGAAATCCTTCTCTTCCAGGGTACTACAGTCTAATGGCTTACATAATCCAAAATCTGATAGTTTTAAATGACCATATCTATCGAGTAGCAGGTTATCAGGCTTAATGTCTCTGCAACAAATAAAAGGTGGCTGCACAAAGTTAGAGTGTTTAGTTGTGTTATCAAAGACGAAAAGCGCAAAAAAACTTTATGGTCCattggggctttaagcgcaaaAAAACTTTATGGTCCattggggctttaagcgcaaagcaCATATAAATTGTGGGCTTTAATGAAGAAAGGTGCAAATGGAGAAAAAGAACATATATGTCCAAGACTAATAATTTTGAGAATGAATCAAAGAAATTGAAGGGAAAAAAATACGATAAAGCgaaatatcaattgtttaatGTCGTATCTTCATGATTACGCTCACTGGCAAGGAAAAGTACGCCTTAGAGCCTTGATGACAACGCTGAAGCGCCCATTAAGCGAGGCGAAGCGCTCAACATGTTTTGTGCCTCGCTTCAGGGATTAAGCGcactttaagcgcgcctttaacaacattatgtttaaagaagtccAGAGCCAATATAAAAAAAGATCATAACAAACTACATCGCTGTATCAAATCAAGTCACAACCTATGTATGTAGTTATGTTTATGGATAGATTCAATTGCCAAAACAGTCTCTGCAACATAAAATCTAGCTTCATCTTCGGTTAATATATCCTTCCTCATGAGAAGTGTCATCATATCTCCACCAGGTAGATATTCCATAACAAGATACAGATAGTTGTCATCTTGGAAAGAATAATACAGTTTGACGATGCAATCACTGTCAACCTCCGCAAGAAGATTTCTTTCAGCTTTCACATGCTCAACCTAAAATACGAAAAGCTAAGGACCAGTAAAAATATAGTTGTCAAATCAATTGTAGCATTTTGATGACCATAATCATATGTACCTGTCCTCTACGAAGCATTTCTGATTTCTTAAGCTTCTTCATTGCATATACCTGACCAGTTGTTTTCTCCCTACAAATTCTGACCTGTAATAACGGAGAAACCAATCATGCGATTGGCTTTTTTTCGACAAAGAACTAGCTTTAAGTACCattaaaaattatgaaattaACAGCATAATTAACCTATGAATATTAATACCGCAAACCACAAATATACCTCGAGCGATAGAGATAACTGCAGGAAAATAGTACCATAAACCACAAATATAGATTACATTGTCATAAAATATCAGTTACAAACTAATTTCTGGATACTGATGCCGTAAAATATTCACACGATTCACCACTGAGGAGCAATAAAATGCAATTCATCATCTATATTTTCTCACAGCATTGAGAAATAAGGAACCATAAATTATACTATTTACATAAGAAATTTTAACTTCCAAATACAGAGAAAAGGCAAAAAGAAAGGCTGTGGAGAACAGAACAGAATAAATGAAGAGGAACATAGTTGTTTCTGATAGAAACATTACCTCTCCAAAAGCACCCTTTCCAATCATCGTTAATAACTCAAAATCATCAGCTCCCATTTTATGCCTTTGGAGTCGCATGTATTCAGTTTCCTTCTTTTCTAAAAATTTCAGTAGGTTATTTTGATCTTCCTCAGAGACATCGGCATCTGCCAACTTCTTTTCTAGTAAAATTCGCCTGCAAgataataaaagagaaaaaaggaaatgGATAGAATTTAAAGCATTATAGATGCCAGAAAAGTTCAGAAATATCAAGTTATTAttcttaaacaaaacaaaacaaaacagtaAAATAAGAAAGAGCGAAAAGGAAATGGGATGACTATCGTGTAATAACAACTTTTAAAACAACGAGATCAGGTTAATATGGATCTACgttttttccatatgttgtttttatTGGTTTCACACAACTCCGTATAGAGACGAGAAATTATGCTCAATACTTTACTAGCATTGTTAAATAATTAGCATCACAAAGCAAAAAAAGAAGGGTGAAATCTGAAGCAAAAAATTATTTTACGGGGATGTCGAAGGTACGGCTTAAGCACCCCCACCAGGTAGAATAGTTGTGATATCCCCATCAAGATCTAACTCTAAGAGGATGCTATTCATTTCTTCTTTACACTGCTGCTCGCTTTGGAGCCAATAGAAAGTATTCCAGCCTCTCACCAACCACCAGATCCAACTTACTTACTTCGTCAATCATAAGCAggttttacaaaaagaaaagaattgcATAATGCCCGTTTGGAGGGTCTGGGCATACAAGATTGGCCAAATGTTGTTTTACATGTTCTCCTTTTCTCTTTAATCAGCTCAAATTCTCACAAGATTAAGCAAGTATAGAAGGTATTACTGCTACTGAAATCATAATTCAGCCAGTAGCGGAGCCAGAATTTTACTAAGGGGGTATCAGAATTTAAAGAAGCAAACACACGAAGAAGTAAAGGGGATTCAACACATAGTATatatacattaaaagaaataaCATATTGAAACAATGTACTTTTCCGGCGAAAGGGTGTCAACTGACACCCCTTGGAGCCATGCGGCTCCGCCACTGAATTCAGCATACCGATTGAACTCCATCTATGGAGGAACATGTCTCTaatgaaaccaaggaacaaaGTAATGTTGCACGAAGAACTAGTAGGTCTAGTAACAAGGAAAGTCACAAGGAAATAACGAAACTAGCATCTATGTCGTACCGCTCCCTTCTCTCCTGCCTCTACTGGGCATACAAAATGGGCCAAATGTCGTTTTAAATGTTCTCCTTTGAATTTTTAATCAGCTCAAATGGTCGCAGGATTAAGCAAGTATGGAAAGCATTAGTACTACTACTGAAATCATAGTTCAGCATACCGATTGAACCTCTTCGTCTATGGAGGAACTAAGTCTAGtaacaaggaaataaagaaattaGCATGTACGTCGTACCGCTCCCTTCTCTCCTGCAAATTTTTCATCTGCTCTCTGTAATGTTTCTCAATGTATTGCTTTGCTGCAGCGACTCTCTGCTTTGTTATATTGGAAGCCTCTTCAGCTGACGCCGGCTTGTCATCTTCTCTTCCACTTGCCATTGAATCCTTCTTTGTTGACGCCAATTTTTGGAACCAACCTCTTGCTGAATCCATTCACATATCCTCAGCACATGAAGCAAAGCATAAAGAATCCTCAAACCACACACTCATTGTAGTCCGACTTATACTCATACCCAAAGGTTGAAACCTATTAACAAAACATAAAGGCATCAATTAAATGCAGAACATATCAAAGCCATCTGCTTTAGACAATACCATTAGTTAAATCTACGTTTTGTTTCGTTTTCCACTGAAATCAAGATTTCATTTTGAACCAACATAATTACCAGAAACACATATAGGACTCACTCCAACGCAGAAAATACCAAAGTCATCTCCTTTTAACAATGACAGTAGTTAAATCCAAGTTTTGTTTGGTTTTCCACCAAAATCAAGATTTCAATTTTAAACCATCATAATTACCAAAAACACATATAGGAATCACTTCAATGCAAAACAAATAAAGTAATCTGTTTTTGACATTAATACTAGTTAAATCCAAGTTTTGTTTCGTTTTCCACTGAAATCAAGATTTCATTTTGAACCAACATAATTACCAAAATCATATATAGGAATCACTTCAATGCAGAAAATACCAAACTCATCTCCTTTTAACAATTACAGTAGTTAAATCCAACGctaaagttgtctccgtgtgacctataggtcacgggttcgagccatgGAAGCAGTCTCTAATATTTGCATTAGGTtaggctgtctacatcacacccttgGGATGCGGCCCTTCTCCGGACAATATGCAAACGCGGGATGCCTTGTGCACCGGGCTTCCCTTTTAGTAGTTAAATCCAACTTTTCTTTGGTTTTCCGCCAAAATTAAGATTTCATTTTGAACCATCACAATTACCAAAAACACACATAGGAATCAATTCAATGCAGAACATATCAAAGTCATTTGTTGCTACTGTTAAAAAATGGATCTTGGgtctaactcaaccccaaaattTAGCTTGCTCAAAACCATACAAGGAGACAACTCATTTCATCAACCAATGTGGTAAAATCTAACAGCTCCTTTTATTTGGTTTTCCACCAAAATCATGATATTACCAAAAATAGAATAATGAGCAATAATAAGGGCCCATTTGGCCATAAAAAAATCACTTTTTCAGAATCAGTGTTTAGCCATGAAAATTCAGATTTACTTGAAGTTGAATTTCGGATTTTTTTCGGAAATTTGACAAACTCCAAAAAAccgtttttcaaatttttcactTCAAATCACTCATAAAATTTCAAATGCAGTTCCAAattgtattcatgtccaaacactaattttcaaataccattttcacattttttttttttttttacttttttccccagaatttcacaattcttatgtccaaacgcccactaagtcTTTTCTCATAAAGATGTATAAAATATGATTATTAAAGTAGCAGATCCAATCCAATCATGAGTACTGATGCAATTTTCTACAAAGATCAAAACTTtatttcaaattaaaacaaacccAACAAGGAAATAAAGAATCTTGAAAAACTCACATTCATTTATGATGATTTCTTGAAACTATGAGCACATGCAAATTTGGCAAACTCCCATATTAACATTTATTTCACACATCAAAACAAATGAAGAATTCATGTAAGATAAATTGCATAATAAACTTGCCcacatgattttaataaaatcaaattcaaaagaatatgaaaaaaaaaacacccaaaaaataataatacagACCCACTTACTGAAAAATCTTGGTGAAGGAGAAGATGAGATTAACAGTAATCAGATTGCGGAAAAAGGGTgtacaattatatatatataatgaatatGGACAAATAGTGAGAGAGATATGAAGGTGAATAAAATCTTTGTGttatgtaaatatttttattttaatttttttgtgttttttacgTGGAAGTTAAAAatgggaaagaagaagaagagacagTTAAGCGGCAGTTTCGCTGGTTAGAATTGACTATTGGATCAGCTTCCTCCGCTACCTTTTTTGTTGTGTTTTTTAACCAactattatattattttaatttaatatAGTAGTAAGTTATTTGCTTTATTAAATTACTAAATTTAGTTTATTACATATAGTTACATGTGATTACAGGGTTTGTTTATTTAATAGTATAAAACAACTTTATATTATAAGTGTATTGAAGTTAAACTTGTTTTACAACTTGCACGTACTCCAATTAATTCGTAAATAATGATAATTAAATCCACGAGCGTGGAACTGAGTCATTTCCCCAATAATTAAGCACAAAATGAAGAATCTTTTGGTAGATTTTGGCAAACTAAAAATCTTATGAGAAAATATTCTACCACTGTCAAAATTTTGTAAATTATTGCATACGTTAGATAACAATCTAATATTTTGGGAGCAAACTGATAATTATATGAGTAAATATTTTAGGAATAGTAATTAATAATTTTCCAAAGATTATTTGTACGGCTTTTTAAAATATAGACAAAATCTAAACAATAATCTAAAAAGGGGACATTTATATAAATCAATCAAATCCGAATTTGTCAAGTAAATAAAATTTAATATcagataattaaaaaaatatgttCCACGTTTTGTCGTTCCATCTTGACCAACTTATTGTCTCATGGATGTGAACATGGGAGCAACAAATCATGTGTAAGTTGACAGGTAATATTTTATCCATTTGCTTTTAATACCTTAAACAATTACAGATGTTTTTCATGTTGTCTTCTTTGAACAATGCCCAGTTGTCTATATTTTAATATTTAAACTTAGTAcatgtttggacataagaattatagtataaaatttcaaaagaaaaagtaaaaaaaaaaatcaagttaaaatggtatttaaaaatagaaaattagaggtgtgtttggacatgaatataatttttggttgtttttgaagttttgtgag contains:
- the LOC104210687 gene encoding uncharacterized protein, with the protein product MDSARGWFQKLASTKKDSMASGREDDKPASAEEASNITKQRVAAAKQYIEKHYREQMKNLQERRERRILLEKKLADADVSEEDQNNLLKFLEKKETEYMRLQRHKMGADDFELLTMIGKGAFGEVRICREKTTGQVYAMKKLKKSEMLRRGQVEHVKAERNLLAEVDSDCIVKLYYSFQDDNYLYLVMEYLPGGDMMTLLMRKDILTEDEARFYVAETVLAIESIHKHNYIHRDIKPDNLLLDRYGHLKLSDFGLCKPLDCSTLEEKDFSAGDSANGGSRSDSPPAPKRTQQEQLEHWQKNRRMLAYSTVGTPDYIAPEVLLKKGYGMECDWWSLGAIMYEMLVGYPPFYSDDPMSTCRKIVNWKNHLKFPEEAKLSPEAKDIISKLLCNVTERLGSNGADEIKVHSWFKGIDWDRIYQMEAAFIPEVNDELDTQNFEKFEESESHSQSGSRSGPWRKMLSSKDINFVGYTYKNFKVVNDYQVPGMVELKKTNTKPKKPTIKSLFGDESETSEDN